In the genome of Desulfovibrio litoralis DSM 11393, the window TTTCACCTGTGTCCTTGTGCTCAATGGCAGCACTGTCGAATATTTGTTTAGCAACTTCAGCAAGTTGGCGTTGTTTTGATTTCTTGCCGGACTTGCGTTCTCCAGAAATGATTGGCTGGCTATGAGTGTCTTTTTGATTGATTCTGAGGATAGGTTTACCCAAATGGTCATGTGTTAGGTTCGGAGGCTCCCACCCTTCTGTCTTACATATTCTGGCAATGGCAACTTGTCTGCATATAGATTCATCTGTACGAGTCCGAATTATAACTTTGCCATTCTTACGTTTTTCTCTACTCGTAACCTTGAATTCACCTGAATCTGAAATTTTATATCGACCTTTTGCATCAGGTGTTTTTGCAAGACGATCCAACAAAACGTGTACATGAAAGTGTTCAGTGTTTTCGTGACAATCAAATAAGGCGAAGGCATTTGGCATACCAAGGATTTGCAGATATTCTTTTAGGTGTGAAACAACTTGTTGCCGTGTGGGGCGTATTCCTCCAGCATATGAAAAAACAAGATGCTGTAAAGGTTTTGCCTCTTTGTTTACAGAAAGATTTAGGTGAGCTTGCATTTCAATGAGTTGAGTTTCCCGATCGTTGGATGAAAAATTCAGACCACCCATAATTTTTCCATATTCATCAGATGGAACTTTGGCACCATCATGCTTCAAATCCTGAGAATAGTCAGAAGATTTGATAAGGTCACGGTTTACAGCCGGCTTAGGAATGATGTTTAAGCTCATACAATCCCCACTTGTTTTATAGCATGACGCCACTTTTCAACCATAGACGCATCAAGTTGCTGATTCTTGTGGGCAAGAATGACTTCTTTACCAATGGCATCAAGATGTTCAAGGGCTTGTGTTGGAATATTTTTTGTGGATGAGATGCGACGAATGGCATCGGCAACATCCTCTACCATTGATAAAGGAACCAAGTTACGAGACTCGCCTTCAACGAAC includes:
- a CDS encoding relaxase/mobilization nuclease domain-containing protein, giving the protein MSLNIIPKPAVNRDLIKSSDYSQDLKHDGAKVPSDEYGKIMGGLNFSSNDRETQLIEMQAHLNLSVNKEAKPLQHLVFSYAGGIRPTRQQVVSHLKEYLQILGMPNAFALFDCHENTEHFHVHVLLDRLAKTPDAKGRYKISDSGEFKVTSREKRKNGKVIIRTRTDESICRQVAIARICKTEGWEPPNLTHDHLGKPILRINQKDTHSQPIISGERKSGKKSKQRQLAEVAKQIFDSAAIEHKDTGERFWAIADRMFAEKVIEITIKFFDDGKPGGIITGPDNRKCSFSKCGKKYSARSLIEKYGLPSNNDGACHNEYLLQPFEYKDLLTSEEIKKRLLPIFKNAKSWGSLIDTTTEFGKIKRSGGGLVFIFNNNSDTIKFSKISNKYSLSRLEKLFGQCPLPTTKFEAQEEYQAKLIEELIEQPETQQVRYIPTIPLLSQIKQQQFTKEYHYVAGILGKPEQPKQ